The bacterium HR11 genome includes a region encoding these proteins:
- the gph gene encoding Phosphoglycolate phosphatase has protein sequence MWTHWILDLDNTLYSAQTGVFDRVDVRIQQYLMARFGWSEARARAFRLHCVQHFGTTLRGLRVYYPHLDPFEFLDYAHDIPLEDLLKPVPEIRSVLAALSGVRVIFSNSDRKHTARVLDLLGLADLFEVRITIEDLGFIPKPHWEAYATLVERLRAIPSRCVYVDDLLENLRMARRWGFRCVWVTHGTPPDRVPEAGIIAIPTVVDLPRAVAWL, from the coding sequence ATGTGGACCCACTGGATTTTGGACCTGGACAACACGTTGTATTCGGCCCAGACGGGGGTCTTCGACCGGGTCGACGTCCGTATCCAACAATACTTGATGGCTCGGTTTGGCTGGTCGGAGGCCCGGGCGCGGGCCTTTCGTCTTCACTGCGTCCAGCACTTCGGGACGACCCTGCGCGGCCTCCGGGTCTACTATCCCCATCTGGATCCCTTCGAGTTCCTTGACTATGCCCACGACATCCCCTTGGAGGACCTCCTGAAGCCGGTGCCCGAAATTCGGTCCGTCCTGGCCGCCCTGTCGGGCGTACGGGTCATCTTCTCGAATAGCGACCGGAAGCACACGGCCCGCGTGTTGGACCTCTTGGGGCTGGCGGATCTCTTCGAAGTGCGTATCACCATCGAGGACCTGGGGTTTATCCCCAAGCCCCACTGGGAGGCCTATGCGACGCTGGTCGAACGTCTGCGGGCGATTCCCAGCCGGTGCGTGTACGTGGACGACCTCTTAGAAAACCTCCGAATGGCCCGCCGGTGGGGCTTCCGCTGTGTGTGGGTCACCCACGGGACGCCGCCCGACCGGGTCCCCGAGGCTGGCATCATCGCCATCCCGACGGTCGTGGACTTGCCTCGGGCCGTCGCCTGGTTATAA
- the erpA gene encoding Iron-sulfur cluster insertion protein ErpA, with translation MIQVTEKAASVIREMLKEYPDKDFALRLMIVPGGCSGFQYQMLFDDEIKQDDQVFELHGIKVVVDPVSYQFVQGAEIDFVDGLMGRGFTVRNPNATATCGCGHSFSV, from the coding sequence ATGATTCAGGTCACCGAAAAAGCGGCTTCCGTCATCCGGGAGATGCTGAAGGAGTACCCCGACAAGGACTTTGCCCTTCGACTGATGATCGTCCCCGGCGGATGCTCCGGCTTCCAGTACCAAATGCTGTTCGACGACGAAATCAAGCAGGACGACCAGGTCTTTGAGCTCCACGGCATCAAGGTCGTCGTCGACCCCGTGAGCTATCAGTTCGTGCAGGGGGCCGAGATCGACTTCGTCGACGGCCTGATGGGACGCGGGTTCACCGTCCGGAATCCGAACGCCACGGCGACTTGCGGCTGTGGCCATTCCTTCTCCGTCTGA
- the pilQ_1 gene encoding Type IV pilus biogenesis and competence protein PilQ — protein MRSIVRLGLMAGLSLSLGVTAWARDCLIRSDGRALEGTLQRVSGGYRLDRTGRPTLFFRVSEVTAVLWDRPCDGTDGRASAGGPADRAAADYPEDGQTAEAKPRTLSVQPTFRGSPVSLEVADADLRDLLEMLGQTGGFNVLMAPDVQGKVTLRVKDVPWDQLFDLLTRMYHLAYRVEGKVIVVAPPDRLQKMYTIDP, from the coding sequence ATGCGGTCTATCGTACGACTCGGCCTGATGGCCGGGCTCTCTTTGAGCCTGGGCGTGACCGCATGGGCCCGGGACTGTCTGATCCGCTCGGACGGCCGGGCCTTGGAGGGAACCCTGCAGAGGGTCTCCGGCGGCTACCGGTTGGATCGGACCGGCCGACCGACCCTCTTCTTTCGAGTCTCCGAGGTAACGGCTGTCCTGTGGGATCGGCCCTGTGACGGGACGGACGGGCGAGCGTCGGCGGGAGGGCCGGCGGACCGGGCGGCGGCCGACTATCCGGAAGACGGGCAGACCGCCGAGGCGAAGCCCCGGACCCTGTCGGTACAGCCGACTTTCCGGGGTTCACCGGTATCCCTGGAGGTCGCCGATGCCGACCTCCGGGACCTCTTGGAAATGTTGGGCCAGACGGGCGGCTTCAACGTCCTGATGGCCCCGGACGTCCAGGGGAAAGTCACCCTCCGGGTCAAGGACGTGCCTTGGGACCAGCTCTTCGACCTGCTCACTCGCATGTATCACTTGGCCTATCGAGTCGAGGGGAAGGTCATCGTCGTCGCCCCGCCGGACCGTCTGCAGAAGATGTACACCATCGACCCGTAG
- the merR1 gene encoding Mercuric resistance operon regulatory protein, producing MSETRFKIGELARHAGVTPRTIHYYVHIGLLPPPKGGGRYSYYTEEHLRRLRIIRQLQRYFIPLRRIKEALRLKSLEELEEEVARAHRVAHEYRDALRTAIPMTPERTTWERIVLQDGLELHYRLPMATGVQQFIEFILQHARTWPPAEPSEGPDAGGGVRG from the coding sequence ATGTCGGAGACCCGTTTCAAAATCGGTGAACTCGCCCGGCACGCGGGCGTGACGCCCCGGACGATTCACTACTACGTCCACATCGGCCTCTTGCCGCCGCCCAAGGGAGGGGGCCGGTACAGCTACTACACCGAGGAGCACCTCCGGCGTCTCCGCATCATCCGTCAACTCCAGCGTTACTTCATCCCCCTCCGTCGCATCAAGGAGGCCCTGCGTCTGAAGTCTTTAGAAGAACTCGAAGAAGAAGTCGCCCGGGCCCACCGCGTGGCCCACGAGTACCGGGATGCCCTGCGGACCGCCATACCGATGACGCCCGAGCGGACGACCTGGGAACGCATCGTCCTCCAGGACGGCCTGGAGCTTCACTACCGTCTCCCGATGGCCACGGGCGTCCAGCAGTTCATCGAGTTCATCCTCCAGCACGCCCGGACGTGGCCCCCGGCGGAGCCGTCGGAAGGACCCGATGCAGGCGGGGGAGTCAGGGGGTAG
- the gap gene encoding Glyceraldehyde-3-phosphate dehydrogenase, translating to MAVRVGINGFGRIGRNFFRVAYRESDFQIVAVNDITDARTLAHLLKYDTVLGRFEADVRYDAEHIFVDGQSIRVLSRKDPAELPWKDLGVDVVIESTGLFTDRDSAAKHLAAGAKRVIISAPAKKPDITICMGVNHELYDPAKHFILSNASCTTNCLAPVVKVLLKNFGFVAGFMCTTHAYTNDQRVLDLPHRDLRRARAAAVNIIPTTTGAAIAVGEVIPEVRGRLDGIALRVPVPDVSAIQLTAVLEKTVTVEEVNQAFRSAAEQDLRGILAYTDEELVSSDYIKSPYSAVVDGPCTRVVNGNVVSVVAWYDNEWGFSTRLRDLVHWMIRRGL from the coding sequence ATGGCAGTCCGCGTGGGCATCAACGGGTTCGGCCGGATCGGCCGGAATTTCTTCCGGGTCGCGTACCGGGAGTCGGACTTCCAGATCGTCGCCGTCAACGACATCACGGACGCCCGTACCCTGGCCCATCTCTTGAAGTACGACACCGTCCTGGGCCGTTTCGAGGCCGACGTCCGGTACGATGCGGAGCACATCTTCGTGGACGGTCAATCGATTCGGGTCCTCTCCCGGAAGGACCCCGCCGAACTGCCCTGGAAAGACCTGGGCGTCGACGTCGTCATCGAGTCGACGGGCCTCTTTACGGACCGGGACAGCGCGGCCAAACATCTGGCCGCCGGGGCCAAACGGGTCATCATCTCGGCCCCGGCCAAGAAGCCGGACATCACGATCTGTATGGGCGTCAACCACGAGCTGTACGACCCGGCCAAGCACTTCATCCTGTCCAACGCCAGTTGTACGACGAACTGTCTGGCCCCGGTCGTGAAGGTCTTGTTGAAGAACTTCGGGTTCGTCGCCGGCTTCATGTGTACGACCCACGCTTACACGAACGACCAGCGAGTCTTGGACCTGCCGCATCGGGACCTGCGCCGAGCCCGGGCGGCGGCCGTCAACATCATCCCGACGACGACCGGAGCGGCCATCGCCGTCGGGGAGGTCATCCCGGAGGTCCGGGGTCGGCTGGACGGGATCGCCCTGCGGGTCCCCGTGCCCGACGTGTCGGCCATTCAGTTGACGGCCGTCCTGGAGAAGACCGTGACGGTCGAGGAGGTCAATCAGGCGTTTCGGTCGGCGGCCGAGCAAGACCTGCGGGGGATCTTGGCGTATACCGACGAGGAACTCGTCTCGAGCGACTACATCAAGAGTCCGTACTCGGCCGTCGTCGACGGGCCGTGCACCCGGGTCGTGAACGGCAACGTCGTCTCGGTCGTCGCCTGGTATGACAACGAGTGGGGCTTCTCGACCCGGCTCCGGGACCTGGTCCACTGGATGATCCGCCGGGGCCTATAG